A segment of the Candidatus Binataceae bacterium genome:
CGATACTGGTTCTGACCGACAGCGAGAGTGCGGCGTTCACCGAGGCTGAAGTCTTTGGCCGCCCCGCGCTGCTCAGCGATGTGGATTTTCTGAGCAACAACTGGACGTCGGGCAGACTTGCTACTGCCCTTACGGTCAAGACGCTGCTCCTCCCGGAACTTTTTGCAGGCGGCACGCCAGCCAATCGCGAACTGGTTCGACTCGAAGTCGATCTGACGCATCCGCCGAGTCAGAATCATGCGCCGGGCAACAACGAAGGAGTTCTTCGAGTTCCCTCGGTCGCATTCAAACAGGTGATGGACGTCATGCTGCCCGAGCGCGCTGACTTCCAGTCAATCGTGCCGCAGGTCGTGCGGTTCACGGCGCGTCCAGGCGGGGATTTGGCTGCGCCGAACGGTGTGTTCTTCAATGAAAAAGCCTGGTCGCTGAAAATATACCGCTACCAGTCGTTGCCGCTGGTGCGTTTCATGGGGCTCAAGGTAAAGACTATTGAGCCTGGGCGCGATACCACCATCGACGTCATTCAACCAAAGAATGTCTGGGCGTTACGGGCCCAGGTCCAGGATCTCGGCGCATTCAACCTCGCGTGGCGGCTCGGCAACTCGCCCTGGATGTACCCGGAGAACTGGGAAGACGAGTTCGAAAATATTGCACCGGGAATAATCGCCGGAATGAAGAACACGAATATCGTCAAGTTCCTGAATGACGTGACCCTCTGACCGCGTCAGCAATAGTCAATATCGCGATACCAATTGATCGAGTCGCGGAGCGTCTCGTACAGCGGACGCACCGGAATCCCGAGCTCCTGGAAGGCCGGGCACGGCGGGAGCCATTCGTGCTGATACATCAGGATCGGCGCGAGCGCTTTTACCGGCGGATCGTCGAGCGCGATTCCCAGGACGGCCTCGATTCCAAGCGCGGTGAATGCGGTTAACGAAATCGGCATGGTAGGCCACTGCGGTGAGTTGACCTCGCCCACCTCGCAGATCCAGCTAAACAAATTCTGGACTGAGATATTGTGCCCGCTGAAGATCATCCGCTGGCCGTAGCGCTCGCCTTCAACTGCGCTGACGAAGCCATTAGCCACTTCGCGAACGTCGATCACGTTGAGAATCTGGTTGACCGCGCCTGGCACTTCGCCGCTGAGCAACCTTGGTATCAGGCAAAGCTCGCGATCGTGCGCATCCCACGGGCCGAGGCACATCGTCGGGTTGATGATAACCGTGCGCAGACCATTATCGGCTGCCGACATGACGAGGTTCTCGAGATTCTGCTTGAGTGCGAAATACGGATGGAGACGCATCGCCAGGTTGGTGCCCCAGTACTCCATCGCTTCGCTCGCTCGCTTGAGCGTGGTGAAGGAGCTGACGTATCCGAACACGCAGCCGCGCCGCATCACGGCATTCAACAGTTCGTGAGTTCTGCGCTCGGCGGCAGCCCTGGCGCGATTGTAGAGATTGGTCGGGTAGGGCGTCGCGGCGTCGATGACGAGATCGTGCCCCTCGACCCAACGCTCGATCTGACCGGGCGAATCCTGGTCGCCGGGTCGGCGATCAACCGGCAGTCCCTGCAAGTTGGGACGCGGTCCCGGCTGGCGATACGCCGCGGTCACGTGGTAGCCGCGATCGAGCAGCTCGCGCACAACGGCATTGCCGATATGTCCAGTCGCGCCGAGTACCAGGGCTTTCATAGACAAATTGTCGGTTGCGGATTCATCTCCCCATTCCTTATGCTGAGATAGTAGTAAACATCAATTTAAGTAACCAGCCGGGAAATCATGTGAGCTCGAAGCCGCCCCATATTCCACGCGATCTGAGCGACGAAGACATCCGATTCGGGATGATGTCGATAGGCCTCTGGCCGATCGCACTTTCGATTCTGTATCCGGCGCAGATGATCAAATCGGTTGGTCTCTACTCGACGCGCGAGTATGGGCGCTTCCCGCTTCCGATCGCGAGCGGGGGCGGCCAGTTCTTCTGCCGCCGGCATAAACATCCTGTGACGATGAAGGCCGGCGTCCGCGGTGAGCGCGACTTCGACAGCCTGGCCGAGTTGTACGATTCATGGGTCAATCCATGCACGATGCCGGTGACCGAGGAGACGCTGGAACTGATCGATCGTTTGCTGCCCGACGATGCACGCATTCTCGATCTCGGATGCGGCCCGGGCAAAGAAATTCCGCTGCTCGCGGAGCGGGTTCCGCTGGGCGAGGTGGTGGGGGCGGATATTTCCGAGCAGATGCTTCGGGGTGCGTTTGACTACTCAAAGGGGCAGGGTGCCGGCAATACTGCTTTCTTCCAGGTCGATGCGGCTCGCCTGCCGCGCGTCTTTGCCGAGAAATTCGATCTTATTTTCTGCTCGAGTGCGTTCCATCACTACGAGAATCCTGAAAATTCTTTGAAGGAGATGCGGCGCGCCCTCCGCGCAAACGGCAAGGCGGTCATCATCGATCCGAGCATCACGGCCTGGTATGGAATTTCGGAGCCGATTGCAAAATGGGGCGACCCGGGCTTCGTCAGCTTCTACACCGTCGAAGAATTTCACCGCATGTTCGCGAACGCGGGTTTTTCGGAATATTACTGGAACGAGGTATTGCCCGGCATCGGAGTGAGTATCGGGACCAAATAGCCAATCAACGAACTCGCGATCCCATCCACTCATTGATCGCTTCGATCGCGCGCGAACCAAGTCCAATCCACGCCGCGGTCAGGTCGGGAAAAAGCCCGGCGATTTTCTGCGCCGTCACAACTCCCAACGGCACTTCGACCTCGGCCATCCCCAGCGTCACCGCGGCGATGACGCCGAGCGTCACCAGGCGCGGCGGCATCTTGAAGTTTGCCACCGCCCAGCGCCGCGATTCCCACTCGGGATTGTCGAGCATCTGCGTGTCAACCGAGGCGGGTACGACCAGGGATGCCGTGATGCCGCTGGCGAAGAGCTCCGCACGCAGGGCTTCAGTGAATGCGATTAGCGCGGATTTCGACGCGGAATAGCCGGCCAGCGTGATGCCGCCGCGGCGTCCCGCGATTGACGAGATGTTAACGATATTGCCGCGGCGCTGTTTCTCCATGATCGGCAACACGGCCTGTGTCGTATGAATGGCGCCGAAGAAGTTGATGTCCATCATGCGCCGCAAATCTTCGAGCCGCGCCGAGCGAAACAGCGACGGAATCAGCACGCCGGCGTTGTTGATGAGCACGTCGACGCCGCCGAACTGCTCCTCCACTTCGTCGATCGCTGGTTTGACCTGATCGACATCGCTCACGTCGCAGGCGATCGGCAGCGCGCGCCCGCCCCTGCTCTCGATCTCGCGAGCGAGCCGCGTCAGCATCTGCTCGCGCCGCGCAAAGAGTGCGACGCTGGCGCCTTCCTGCGCGAACATCGTCGCGGTGTCGCGTCCGATACCGCTCGAGGCGCCAGTCACGATCACGCGGCGGCCTTCGAATAATCGTCCGCGGCGTTGGAATGGATTGCCTGCCATGGTCACCCGCGCGTGCGCAATTCGCTCAGCAGCTCTTTCGCTTCCTTCAAATCAGGCGAATCGAAGCCCTCGTTGAACCATCGATAGATCGTCGACAACGATAGGACTGCTTCGGGAGTCCGGCCGGACGAATCCATGATTCGAGCCAGGCTGACGGTGGCACGAAGCTCCCAGAGTTTGGTCTGCTGTTCGCGCGCGATTTGAATCGCCTTGCGGATGCATGCCTCGGCCTCGCGCCGGCACGCTTGTGCATCATCGGCGCTACGCAGGTTCGCGAGGCTCAGCAGCAGCGTGCCCTTGATCCGCCACATTTCGGCTTCGGCTTCGCGATGGCCATTCTCCGCGATCGCCGCGACCGCTTCATCGAGCATCGGCATTCCCAGCTCGGGCTGACCGAGCACGCCGCAGCACTCGGCAAACACGGTGCAGTTTCGCGGCCGGTAGAGTTTGGCTTCGGACGCGAAATACGATTCGAAGGCCGAGCGAACGCGATCGATCCTGCTTTCGGCGCCATGCAGAACGCGGCACGCCTCGCGCGACCAGCTAAGCGAGGTCTGTAGCCACTCGAAGCGCTTGTCTGACGCGATCTTCAAACCGGTGTCGGCGAGCTCGAGCGCGCGCGCGTAATCGCGCCGGTACATCGCAACCACGTGGGCATGGGTGTAGGCGAACGCGAGTGCGTAGGGATCGTCGATCGCCTGCGCGAGACTGACGGCGTCATCGGCGGCGGCGGAGGCCTGGTCCGGATAACCGAGCATCCAGAGAACCATGCCGTGGACGCACTGGGTAAAGATCTTCGTATGCTTACCGCGCGCGCCGGGCGGCAGCTTGTCGCGCAGCGCGATGACGTACTCGAGATGCTTTCGGGCCGAGATTAGATCGCCGAGGCAGAATCGCGCGAAGCCCAGGATGTAGTTTGCCGAGGCTTCCCATTCGGGTGAGTTAGCGCTCAGCTCCAGCACGCGGCGGCCATATTCCTCGGTGCGGACGAATTCAGCACGTCCCAAATGGAAGACCGCCGAGCCCTGCAGCAGCCGGCACATCCTGGAGGTTTCGCCCGAGCGTTCGCATAGCTCGCGCGCGCGATCGTAGATCGCTCCGGCTTCGGAGGTCGTCCAACGATTGGTCAGGCCGACCACGCTCAGGTACTCGATATAGAGATCCAGTTCCTGCTTGTCGCGGGCCGGACCCGGCTCGAGTGCGGGGACGCGTTCGAGTGCATAGCGAAGGTTGGTGAGTGCCGTTTCGAATGCGCTTTGAGCCCGCGCGCGCCTCGCCGCGATGGCCAGATACTCAATGGTCTTGACGGGATCGG
Coding sequences within it:
- a CDS encoding class I SAM-dependent methyltransferase; this translates as MSSKPPHIPRDLSDEDIRFGMMSIGLWPIALSILYPAQMIKSVGLYSTREYGRFPLPIASGGGQFFCRRHKHPVTMKAGVRGERDFDSLAELYDSWVNPCTMPVTEETLELIDRLLPDDARILDLGCGPGKEIPLLAERVPLGEVVGADISEQMLRGAFDYSKGQGAGNTAFFQVDAARLPRVFAEKFDLIFCSSAFHHYENPENSLKEMRRALRANGKAVIIDPSITAWYGISEPIAKWGDPGFVSFYTVEEFHRMFANAGFSEYYWNEVLPGIGVSIGTK
- a CDS encoding SDR family oxidoreductase, whose amino-acid sequence is MAGNPFQRRGRLFEGRRVIVTGASSGIGRDTATMFAQEGASVALFARREQMLTRLAREIESRGGRALPIACDVSDVDQVKPAIDEVEEQFGGVDVLINNAGVLIPSLFRSARLEDLRRMMDINFFGAIHTTQAVLPIMEKQRRGNIVNISSIAGRRGGITLAGYSASKSALIAFTEALRAELFASGITASLVVPASVDTQMLDNPEWESRRWAVANFKMPPRLVTLGVIAAVTLGMAEVEVPLGVVTAQKIAGLFPDLTAAWIGLGSRAIEAINEWMGSRVR
- a CDS encoding NAD-dependent epimerase/dehydratase family protein — its product is MKALVLGATGHIGNAVVRELLDRGYHVTAAYRQPGPRPNLQGLPVDRRPGDQDSPGQIERWVEGHDLVIDAATPYPTNLYNRARAAAERRTHELLNAVMRRGCVFGYVSSFTTLKRASEAMEYWGTNLAMRLHPYFALKQNLENLVMSAADNGLRTVIINPTMCLGPWDAHDRELCLIPRLLSGEVPGAVNQILNVIDVREVANGFVSAVEGERYGQRMIFSGHNISVQNLFSWICEVGEVNSPQWPTMPISLTAFTALGIEAVLGIALDDPPVKALAPILMYQHEWLPPCPAFQELGIPVRPLYETLRDSINWYRDIDYC